The region GCCGATTTACACAAGCTAAAATTCAGCCTTTAATAGAAAAATTTCAGGAAAAAGAGAATTTTGAGGTAGCAAAAGTTGGAGCGTCCATAGAGGGCAGGCCGCTTCAGTTAATTTCAGTTGGTTCAGGGGATGTAGACGTTTTTCTCTGGTCGCAAATGCACGGTGACGAATCTACGGCTACCCTGGCGATTTTCGATATTCTCAATTTTATTGATTCTGAAGCATTTTCAGAAGAAAAAGAGCAACTATTGAAAAATGTAAAACTTCACTTTTTACCAATGTTGAATCCTGATGGCGCTCAGCGTTTTCAGCGTAGAAACTTGTTGGGAGTAGATATTAATCGCGATGCTTTACGTTTACAATCGCCAGAAAGTAAGACTTTAAAAAGAGTGCGGGATAGTTTGGATGCCGATTTTGGATTTAACCTTCACGATCAAAGCACTTATTATAATGCCGAAAGAACCCCCAAACCAGCAACTATTTCATATCTGGCGCCAGCCTATAATTATGAAAAATCTATAAATGATGTTCGTGCCGCCGCAATGCAGGTAATTGTTCAAATGAATAATATTCTGCAGGAATACGCCCCGGGCCAGGTTGGGCGATATAACGACGATTTTGAACCCAGAGCTTTTGGAGATAATATTCAAAAATGGGGAACCAGCACTATTTTAATTGAATCGGGTGGCTACCCAAATGATCCCGAAAAGCAGGAGATTAGAAAGTTAAATTTCGTTTCAATTCTTGCTGCAGTTTTTTCTATTGCTGAAGAAGATTATAAAAATGCTGAGATATCTGAATACGAGAAAATACCGAATAATGACCGTAAACTTTTTGATCTTAAGCTCACCGGACTTACCTATGAGCTGTTGGGAGAAGAATATATATTAGATTTAGGAATTAATCAGCGAGAAGTTCAGGACGAAAACCTGGATTATTTTTACGATGGCTATATAGCAGACAGGGGCGATCTTTCTACATTTTACGGCTATGAAGCGTTGGATGCTTCTGGTTATAAATTAGTGGCAGGAAAACTTTATCCTGAAAGTTTTCAGAATTTAGCTGAGCTTCAGCAGGAAAATATTTCAGAAATACTTCGCGATGGGTATGCTTATGTTGCTTTAAATGAACTTCCCGAAGAAGATTTTACAGAAATTCCCATTAATATTGTTTCTGAAGAGTTTAAAATTTCAGAAAGTCTGCAGCCTCATTTCTTTCTCGAAAAAGATGGGGAATTAGAATACGCGGTTATTAACGGATTTCTGATAGATCTTTCCGATGAAAAATTCCAGGTAGAAAATGCGCTTATTTTAGATTAGAAAGTAATTCAGCCGGAAGCACAGCTTAAAAATAAGAGATTACGTATCTTTGCAGGCTATGATTACAGAAGAGACTAAGGCACTGGTAGACGATGGGATTATGCTTCCGCTAATGGAAGAATTTTACACCATCCAGGGAGAGGGATTTCATAAAGGAACGGCCGCTTATTTTATTAGAATTGGAGGCTGTGATGTAGGATGCCACTGGTGTGATGTGAAAGAGAGCTGGGACCCGAATATTCACCCGCCAACGCATATTGGGGAGATTGTTGAAAAAGCGGTTGCAAGTAGTAAAACTATTGTAATTACGGGGGGAGAGCCGTTAACCTGGGATATGACGAGGCTTACCGGTGCGCTAAAAGATAAAGGTTGTGATATTCATATTGAAACTTCGGGGGCATATAAATTAACCGGACAATGGGATTGGATTTGTTTATCGCCAAAGAAAATAAAATTACCTACCGAAGAAATTTATCCGCTGGCCCACGAGCTTAAAGTGATAATTTTTAATAAGCACGATTTTAAGTTTGCTGAGGAACAGGCCGAAAAAGTTAGTGAGAATTGCATTCTATATTTGCAGCCAGAATGGAGCAACCGGGATAAAATGATGCCACTAATTGTAGATTTTGTAATGAAAAACCCGAAGTGGAAAGTTTCGCTTCAAACGCATAAATATCTTAATATTCCATAAAAAAATAAATTGACTCAAAAGTGGAGGCCGTCAAGCTGAACTGGTTTCAGCTTCTAAGTTGTTACTGATATATCTTATTAGATCCTGAAATAAATTCAGGATGACGATTTGTCTAATAATTTTTGCATCAGCTACATCCTAAATATCTCAACATTCCATAAAAAAACGGCTGTTTGTAACTCAAACAGCCGTTTTTAGTAATAATTAATTTATTCCTATCCCGCGGGCGAGAAAGGGACTTTAATATATTTATCGGCCCAACCCATTAATAGATTTGCGCCAGCTTCATTTTCTTTCTGCTCTATAGCCATTGAGAAATTCTCAATTTTCTGGCTAGAATTTCTAACAGGAACTTTAATTCTTACATAATCCTGTTTGTCGGTATATTCATAAGCTCCCCAGATATGAGTAGATTGGTTTAGAATAACAGTCCACTCTTTTTCATCTGGAATTGTATATAATGTATAAGTACCTGCATTTACAGTTTTACCACCTATTTCCATGTCTTTATAAAAAGTGATTTCAGTGGCTTCGTTAGCGCCGGTTCTCCAAACTTCTCCGTAAGGCACCAGTTTACCAAATATTTCACGATCTCGTGTTTGAGGACGGCTGTAAATTACCCGCATAATTACCTCATCTTTTTGGTCTCGGTGTATAATCATATCCATCGGGCTGGTATCTAACTTTGGAAAATTAGGTCCGTTGGTATTTTCTGTTTCCTGGGCGTTTAAATTCTGGAATCCCAGAAATCCAATTAAACATAGTGTAGTTAAAAGTATTTTCTTCATTGTATTTGATTTTTAAGGTTAAAGATAGTTTACTGTTATTTCTTAAGGTGTTAAAGATTTATTTAGTTGCTGTTAAATTATTGAAT is a window of Salegentibacter salegens DNA encoding:
- a CDS encoding M14 family metallopeptidase; its protein translation is MNFKNISFLFFLCGFFTVSVSSAQEKALYKALYNSYEDFKENSIEKRRFTQAKIQPLIEKFQEKENFEVAKVGASIEGRPLQLISVGSGDVDVFLWSQMHGDESTATLAIFDILNFIDSEAFSEEKEQLLKNVKLHFLPMLNPDGAQRFQRRNLLGVDINRDALRLQSPESKTLKRVRDSLDADFGFNLHDQSTYYNAERTPKPATISYLAPAYNYEKSINDVRAAAMQVIVQMNNILQEYAPGQVGRYNDDFEPRAFGDNIQKWGTSTILIESGGYPNDPEKQEIRKLNFVSILAAVFSIAEEDYKNAEISEYEKIPNNDRKLFDLKLTGLTYELLGEEYILDLGINQREVQDENLDYFYDGYIADRGDLSTFYGYEALDASGYKLVAGKLYPESFQNLAELQQENISEILRDGYAYVALNELPEEDFTEIPINIVSEEFKISESLQPHFFLEKDGELEYAVINGFLIDLSDEKFQVENALILD
- a CDS encoding DUF2911 domain-containing protein, encoding MKKILLTTLCLIGFLGFQNLNAQETENTNGPNFPKLDTSPMDMIIHRDQKDEVIMRVIYSRPQTRDREIFGKLVPYGEVWRTGANEATEITFYKDMEIGGKTVNAGTYTLYTIPDEKEWTVILNQSTHIWGAYEYTDKQDYVRIKVPVRNSSQKIENFSMAIEQKENEAGANLLMGWADKYIKVPFSPAG
- a CDS encoding 7-carboxy-7-deazaguanine synthase QueE; translated protein: MITEETKALVDDGIMLPLMEEFYTIQGEGFHKGTAAYFIRIGGCDVGCHWCDVKESWDPNIHPPTHIGEIVEKAVASSKTIVITGGEPLTWDMTRLTGALKDKGCDIHIETSGAYKLTGQWDWICLSPKKIKLPTEEIYPLAHELKVIIFNKHDFKFAEEQAEKVSENCILYLQPEWSNRDKMMPLIVDFVMKNPKWKVSLQTHKYLNIP